ATTTAGCTTTACTTTTAGATTTAGGATAGTAATTTATATATTCTTTAGAATTTTTTTCAATAGTTAAAATACCTTTCCCATTATTTTCTCTTAATAAATTTAATGTTTTTACATCCTCCATGTCTAATTTACTAATCATTTTATCCTTATTAAAAATAGCTAATCCTGTTATTTTTAATTCATTATCAATAATATCTATATAAGGTAAAACTGAATTTTTTCCTTCAGAAGTAGATGTGATAATAAAATCCATCAAAGTATATTTATGTGAGAAAAAATTAAATTTATATAGATGTTCTACTAATGTACCAATATATTCTTCTCTACCACTATATTTTTCTACTTCATACTCTAAAATATCATTTGCTGTGCCATTACATACTACTATTTTAGCGTTATCATTTACTAAAGGATTATTTAATAGAATATCTATTATAGTAGTTACTCCAAATCTAGCATAATTTTCACTGATAACTAAAGACTTTTCTAGTCCTAATATGAATTCTTTACTGGCTTCTAACTGTCTTCTGTTTCTAGTTTCACCTAAGGTAGTAGCTTTCCCAGTTGTTATTTTACTTTCATTAGGAGATTTGCTTTCTAAAAAATAAGTTCTAATTGGAACATTATAAAATACATTATTGTCTTTTTTTTCAACTATATCATAACCTATACTATTAGGAAGATTTAATTCTTCTACCAAAGTTCCTCTTTCACCTACTAAATTAACAACTATTATTAAAATAAAAGCAATTCTTATTGTTTTTTTCATTTTATTTTTCAATTTTTATCACCTTTTCCTAAAGCTATTAATATGGTTGTAGTAACAATAAATACTATATTAAAAGGTATATAATAATTAAATATTTTTCCTATTATGCTTTCCCTGATAGTTTCACTTCCATATAAATAAGATATTATAATCATTAAGGGATAGGATATTACTATCCAATTTTCTCTGCTAACTTTTTTAAATGTTTTATTTAATCCGTAAGTAAAAATATAATAATATATAGAGATACATTTAAACATAGTCATAGTCCATAAGGCTAAAAAAACATACTTAAAAGAATTTATTATAGGAATTATTATACTTGCAGTTAATGTTATAACAGGGGACAAAAACTTTTGTGAGGCATTAATTCCAAGATATAGTATGGATGATAATGTATATAAAGTATATATTACTGTTGTAAATGTTATACCCTTTAAGATAGGTTTTTTAATTTTTATATTGGGATCCATAAAAGCATAAAATATCAATAATATTTCCAATCCTGAATAGGAAATTGTAGTTTCTTTAACGCCTTTTAAAATATTTTTTATTCCAGCTCCAAGTATTGGTTGCAAGTTTGTTATATCTGCACTTTTTAAAGAAAAAAAAGGAATAATAAAAACTATGAAACTACTATAAAATAATATTTCATTTATTCTTCCTATTACTGCAACTCCTCCATAGGCTGTATAAGCTACAAATAAAAAAAGTAAAGTCAATATGTTCCAAGGACTTAAGAAATTAACCATATAAGTTCTTAATATATTTTTTATTGCGGAAGCTAGATCAGTGGCTATTATAAAAAAAAATAATAAAAATATTAAATTTAATATATTTCCCAATATATCACCATATATTTTTTTACTTAAATCCAAAATATCTTCTTTAGGATGTTTTTTTCTTATATATATAGTTATAAATCCAATGAATAAAGGGTAAATTGCGCCTAGCATTACGGATATCCATCCATCTTGTTTCGCTATTCTTATTGCGGAATTTGGTAACCCTAATATTCCTATGCCAACCATACAACCTATAATTATAAGGGTTAGTTGATGTTCTGTTAAAATATTTGGGTTTTTATTTGTCATTATTTCCCCTCCTAAATAACCCTCTAAAATTACTTTGTCTAGTTGGATTTGAGTTAGGGATAATTTCTGGCCGCTTATTCATTTTATCAAGGGGACTTCTTACTAATATATCTTTTAAATCATTTCTATATATTTTAAAATAAGGTACGCCATAGCTTTCTAAAGTACATAAATAGGATATTAAAAAAAACCATCCTATTGTAATACCAAACATGCCTAAAAAATTACCTAAAAACAGCATTGGATATCCTATTAGCCTTATAGAAATAGCCATTTCATAGTTAGGTATTAGAAAAGTAGATACCGTAGAAATACCTACTACAAGTAAAGTTGTAGAGCTAACTATTTTTGCTTGCAATGCTGCATCACCTATTATAATACCGCCAACTACACTCAGAGTTTGACCTATCTTGAAAGGAAGTCTTAAACCACCTTCTCTTAAAAAGTCTATAATTATGTTCATAGATAATACGGACATAAAGGGAGTTAGGGCTATACCTCTTCGTGATTCAATAATAGCTCCTAAAAATTTAAAAGGAATTAGTTCAGAATTAAATTTTATCAATGTTATATAAATAGCAGGTAATGTTGTAACTATAAAAACTGCAATATATCTTAATATTCTAGTGAATGTAGATATAAGAGTTCTTTGAGTATAATCTTCAATTGCTTGAAAAAATTCAAAAAATATTGCTGGAACTGTTACTACAAAGGGTGTTCCATCAACGATAATAGCAATTCTGCCTTCAAGTAAGTTTGCTTCTACTATATCTGGTCTTTCTGTAAAAAAGCCCTGTGGAAATATGCTATATGGGTTGTATTCTATAAGTTGTTCTAACATACCAGTACCTGTAAACCCATCCACATCTACTAAATTTAATCTTGATCTTATATCATCAACTATATTTTTATCTGCTATATTATCAATGTACATTAACACTACATCTGTTTGATTTCTTCTTCCAATGACTAAGTTTTCTTCTACTAAGTTGTTATCTCTTATTTTTCTTCTTAATATACTTACATTAGTTTCTAATTTTTCTACAAAAGCTTCTCTAGATGCTCTTACAGAAGTTTCATTTATTGGATCAGATATATCTCTATAATCTCCACCAGCAGTATCAAGAATTATAAACTTTGTACCGCCCTGTAAGATTAATATAGATTTTCCTCTTTTTATATGAAAAATAGCTTGATTAATATCTTCTTCTAAAAAGGTATTGCTAAGGTATATGTATTTTTTACAAAGAATTTCCTCCAAATTATTTATATTACTTAAATCATCTTTTACATGGAACATTAAAGGTTTAAGAATATCTCTGTCTATAGTTTCATTATTAACTAATCCATCTATGTATAATAACGCAGCTTCTATATCAGAATTTGAGGATATTATAAAATCTTTTATTATTAAATTATTTTTTTCACCGATTAAATGTTTAATACTATTAATTTTGTTTTGTAGCTCATTTAAATTTTTATTTTTCATAAGCACCTCATCCCTTTATAAGAAAATATATAGTATACAGAATAATTATTCCCTTAAGTTAAAATAACTATGCAACAAACATAATTGAATTTTTATGTGGTACTTTTAAATACAATTTAATTAAGAACTATATTAGAATATACAAGCTGTATAATTTAATATGATCATATTAAATTTATAAAAATGATGCTAGGGGTATGATCTTAAGTAAGGATACATTTATGTTACTTTAGAAATTTTATTAAAAGTCAATAATTATTAATTTTTTTGATAATTGCACATTAAACCATAATTCTTTCTTATTAGACAATATATTCAATCTTTACTAATGTTATAATAAAGCTTATACAAATTAATGATTGGAGGATATATAATATGAAACAAACTTTAAAATTAAAGGAAATTGTAGTAATGGCTATGCTAAGTTCTCTTATGGGAGTTGTTTTTATGGGATTAGATAGTATTTATCAGCCTCTTACTACTATAGCAGGTCCCTTAGGAGGAGATATTATATATGGAGTATATTTAATATCAGCTTTATTATCAATGTATATAGTTAGAAAACCTGGTGCAGGAATTGTTGGGTCACTTTTTACAGGACTAGTAAATTTATTGATGGGGAGTCCTTATGGAATACATATAATTGTTGCATCTTTACTTCAAGGTGCTGGTGTGGAAATAGCTGTAGCAACCAGAAAATATTCAAAATTTTCTTATTTTCAAATGTCTATTGCCTCAATATTAGCAATGATTCTTGTAACAATGAGAGATTACTTTATTTTTGGATTTCAACTTTACCCTAAACTTATACCAATAATGCTTATTATTAGAGTAATCAGTTCAATTATATTTGGAGCAGGCCTTTCAATAGCATTAGGAAAAGCTTTAAAATCTACAGGGGTACTTAATGATTTTAAGATTAGTAAAGGAAGTGAATTTTAATATTGCTTGAAATAAAAAATCTAAGTCTTTCTTTTCAGAATAATTATAAGGTTTTTCAAAATATAAATATTAAAGTAAAAAGGAATAAAGTCACACTTCTTACTGGCAAAAGTGGATGCGGTAAAAGCTCATTACTTATGTGTATTACTGGGGTTATACCTGATATTATAGAAGGAAATATTAGAGGTGAAATTATTTATAAAGGGGAAAATATAGAAAATAAAGGTGTAAAGACTGTTTCAGGTGAAATTGGCTATATGTTTCAAGATCCAGATAGTCAATTATGTACTTTTACAGTTGAAGATGAAATAGCTTTTGGACTTGAAAATATAAAAATAGATCCATCTCATATGGATAATATTATTGATGAAGTTTTAGAACGAATAGGAATAAATCACCTTAAAAAGAGACAACTAAATCAGCTTTCAGGGGGAGAAAAACAAAAGATTGCTTTAGCTTCTATATTAGCATTGGATCCTGAAGTAATCTTAATGGACGAACCTACTGCAAATTTAGATCCTAAATCTACTATTGAAATAATCAACCTTATAAAAGACCTTAGGGATAGCTTTGGAAAAACCATATTAATTGTTGAACATAAAATAGATGAATTTAGTAAAATAATAGATGATGTGATTTGGTTTGAAAAAGACCAGGCTAAGAATATAGATAAGGAGTCCTTTATACAATCATATAAAAGTGAATCCACTCTTCCCACTGTTAATAAAAAACAATCAAATAAAGAAAAAGTATTAGAGGTTAAAGGAATATATTTTTCTTATAATAAAAATATTAAAGTGCTAAAGAATGTAAACTTTTCACTACATAAAGGAGAAATAGCAGCAATTATTGGACCTAATGGGGCTGGAAAATCTACTTTATCAAAAATATTAATGGGATTATTAAAAGTAGAAAAGGGAGATATATTAGTAAATGATATAAACATAAAAAATATAAATCCACGAGAATTGGGAGAACATATGGGACTTGTGTTTCAAAATCCTGAGCATCAATTTATTAAAATCACCGTTGAAAAAGAAATGGCATTAAGTCTAGAAATAAGAAAGCAAAATTCAGAAACAATAAAAAACAGGGTAGACTTATATTTGTCCATGTTTGATTTAGATGATCACAGACTATCTAATCCATTTTCTTTAAGTCAAGGGCAAAAAAGAAGGCTAAGTACAGCTAGTATGATGATAAATGGACAATCTATCTTAATTTTGGATGAACCAACATATGGACAAGATAGAGTAAATCTTAAGGAATTAATAAATTTATTGTATAAAATAAATAGTCAAGGCACATCTATTCTTATGATAACTCATGATATGGATATGGTTTTAAATTGTTGTGATAGGGTAATACAATTAGAAAATGGAGAAGTAAAATATGAAGGATCACCTAAAAATATGAAAGAAAATATTTTTGTTTAAAAAGAGGAAGAAAATATGACGAGAAAAAATTATTTTATAGATAAGATGAATCCATTTTTAAAATTACTTATTCTTATAATAATAACGATCATAGGATCTTTAGATTTTAAACCTTATTCTTCAAGTATATTGATTATAAGCGGTGTTATAATTGGGTCTATTTTTAGTAGTTTAAGTGTATTAGAAATACTAGACTCTGTTAAAGGATTTATATTAATGTCATTAACTTTTATGTGTGTTATTTTAGCTTTCAGATATATTAGTGGAGAACCTCTTAAGATTATCGCTGTATTAGGATTAGGATTTAGAATAATATTAATAAGTATTTATACTTCTATATTTGTAAAAACAACAGATCCTACAGAGTTTGTTATATCTTTGATAAAATATTTTAAGATGTCTCCTAAAATAGGATATGCTTTCTTAACTGCTTATAGATTTCTTCCTACCTTTAAAGATGAGCTTCAAACTATAAAATATGCACACAAAGTAAGAGGAATTGTAGAAAGTAAAAATCCATTTATTAAAGTATGGAATTCAAAAATGTATATACTTCCTATGATGGCTAACGCTGTTAGAAAGGGTATAAGAATATCTATGGCCATGGAAACTCGTGCTTTTGATAAGTATAAAACTAGAACATATTATAGGCAGCTTTATATGCCTATAAATGAAATAATTATGACAGTCTTGTATATTATATATATCATTTCTGTTATAGTTTTGCTTTATTTAAATAATCTTGTTGCTTTTGCTGTTAAGTATGTACAATAATAAAAAATTGGAGGGGTAAATATGCCATTTAAACATGAGAAAATTACATATGGATTTCCACAGGATCCATATGATAATAGTATTATTAAAGAATTATGCGAAGATATTAATTGTGCATTAAATTTAAGTAGAAAACCTGTAGGAATAAAATTATATTTTGATAAAGAAGAGTATAGCAATTTAGAATGGAAAGAACCTAATGCACCATTGGCTTATTGCTGTGTAGTAGAAAAAGCTACTAGAGGTAAGAAATTTAAGGTAAGGCTTGAACATTTAAATTGTGATGGAGGTACTACTGCTTTAAACCTTGAACCATCAACAGAAAGAATAGAGTCAGGTACGGAATATTTTTCATATAATTTATATAAAACTCCAGCTGCAGCAAGAAGAGTAAGAGAAGGTGTGCCTGGATTATACAGAACAGGTGCCACTACTTATGGAGTGGCAGTAGCACCTTTAGAAGAATTTGAAACCATACCAGATGTGGTGATTTTGGCAGTAAATCCTTATCAAGTTATGAGAATTCAACAAGGATATTTATATCATGAAGGTGGTAGATTAGAAATTACAGGTGCTTCAATGCAAGCAATTTGTGCAGAAGCTACTGTAGAACCTTATATAAAAGGCAGATTAAATACCACAGTTCTTTGTCCAAGCACTAGATTTTTAGGAAAATGGAAGGATGAAGAAATGGCAGTAGGAATTCCTTTTGAAAAATTTCAAAGTGTGGTAGAAGGAGTAATAGCTACTATAAATACTACAGATATTAAACGTAGAAAAGATGAGATAAAGGAAAGATTTGCTAAAAAGAATAAGAATATAAACTTAGAATATTAAAACTTTTAGCTGATCAAATGACATAATTAAAAGATTGCCAATAGACACACAACACATTGTGTTTAAACAAATATATCAATATAATATATTCATGTAATTATATTTTAAAATGAATTATTCAATTATTTTAGTTACTTAAACTTTGTACAACCAAAACTTAGGTAGATAAGATAATAAAAAAGGGCATCTCAAAATAGCTTTAATTTTAAAACCGTAAATATAAATAATATATTCACTATATTAAAATTAAAGCTATTTTTGTTTTGAGATAGCTCTATTTTTTATTTGAAATTAATGATAGGTAATAATTATTAAAAATATGTTCATATATTTTAAGTATTTATTAGTATAAAATATAAAGGAATTTATTTTTAATTAAAGATTTAAATATTTTTAGAAGATTATTCTATAGTATATCATATAGTTTGGTATGTTAAATATAGATATAAAAATTTTGCCCTTTATATAAAAGAGACTTAAAGAATATAATGATTCAAATTGCAAATGATAGGTGATAATAGCTTTAATGGAAATTTTAACTAGCAAAAGTTAAAGGAAACCAAGTCAGTATTTGGTGGCAGATGATATTGTTTTAGCAATTGTTGTATATTCATAATAGCTTAGGTAGTAATTACTTTATATCCTTATAACTTTAGCTATGAGCGGGTTATAAATGAGTAAATTACATAATTAAAAAAATTCTTAATATGCATACAACATATTGTGCTTAGACCAATATATAAAATGCAATATATTGATATGAATATTTTTAAAAATAATAAATAAAGTAAACATTAACATTATAAAGTAATTATACATAATAATTTATGTGTTTAAACAGGAGATGAATTATAATGCCGAAGAAAATTCTTGTGGTAGAAGATGATTTTGATATACAGACTATTATAAGTGAAGTTTTAAAGGAAAGTGGATATTTAGTAGAAAGGGCTACAGATGGATTAATGGCTGTAGAAATGTTTAGACATGGTAATTTTGATTTAATAATTTTAGATATAATGATGCCTAAAATAGATGGATTTGTAGTATGTGAAATTATCAGAAAAGAATCTAATATGCCCATAATAATGCTTACTGCTTTAGGTGAAGAAGAGGATGAAATGAAGGGATTTGAACTTAAGATAGATGATTATATAACTAAACCATTTTCTATTAATTTATTAATAAAAAGAGTAGAAGCAGTGCTCAGAAGAGCTACTAATTTAGAGGAAAAGGAATCAATTTTAAGTTTTGAAGAAATAACAATAGATCCTTCTTACTATAAAACTTTAGTTAATAATAAGGAAGTAGAATTAACTTATAAGGAATTTCAAATATTAGAAATATTAATATCGAATGTAGGAAGGGTTTTTTCTAGAGAAACTTTGTTAAATAAAATATGGGGATATGATTATTTTGGAGATAGCCGTGTTATTGATACTCATATCAAAAATTTAAGGCAAAAGCTAAATGTAGATTATATAAAAACTATAAGAGGAGTGGGGTATAAAATTGAAAAATAAATTAAAAAAAAGTATAGTATATAAGCTGTTTTTAGTAACCACATTGTTACTAGTAGTAAGTTCTATATGTACTTATTCCATAATTTATATGTTACTTCCTAATTATTATTACAAATATAAAAAAATGACTATAGAAAACCAATTAGATTCTGTGGTGTCTAATTCACCTAAATTAGATATAGATAATATTGAAGACTACTTAGAAAAAATTTCTTCTAATAATAATGCTACTATATTAGTAACAGATGAATATGGAAGAGCCATTTATTTTACTAATGTGCCACAAAAAGGACCTATAGCTATACCTAAGCAAGAAGATTTACCCCATTTTAGAAATAAGGAAAAATCTAATACTATGTCTACATATAGAAGTCACAGAAAAATAAAATTCTATAATAGTAATGAAAACTATAATTTGTATTTAAGTGCTCCACTTCAGCCAATATCAGAGGCATCTAAAGTTTTAGTTTTACTCATACCCTATATAGGATTAGTTGTAATATTAATTTCTGTAATAGGAGGATTAATTTATTCTAAATTCATATCTAAACCTTTAATAAGTATAAACAAAGTAGCTAAAGAAATGGCTAAATTAGATTTTACTAGAAAATGTGAAGTAAAAGGGGAGGATGAAATAGGAGAACTTTCTCAAAGTTTAAATGACTTATCCTATAATTTAAGAATATCTATGGAAGAATTACAAAAGGCTAATGAACAATTGATGGATGATATTTTAAAAGAAAGAGAAATAGAGAAAAAAAGAAGAGAATTTATAGCCACCATATCCCATGAATTAAAAACACCTATAACTATTTTAAAAGGCCAAATAGAAGGTATGTTATCTAATATAGGTATTTATAAAGATAGAGATAAATATTTAAAAAGAAATCTTGAAGTTTTAAATGATATGGAATATATGGTTAAAGAAACTCTAGAAATATCAAAATTAGAATCCCAAGGTTTTAAACCTAAAAAAGAGAAGGTTTCATTAAGTAAAATGATTGAAGAATGTATCTATAGTATATCCTTTATAGCTCAAAAAAAGAATATAATTATAAATAAAAATATAAAATCAGATTTATTTGTTTCTGGAGATAACAAATTATTAAAAAAAGTAATAAACAATATAATAACTAATGCTATTAATCATTCTCCAGAAAATGAAAAAGTTTATTTAAATTTATATGAAGAAAGAGATGAAATTGTATTAAAAGTAGAAAATACAGGGATTCATATAGATGAAAATGAGATTAAAGAAATATTTAAACCTTTTTATAGAATTGAGAAATCTCGTAATAGGAAAAGTGGAGGTAGTGGTTTAGGGCTCTATATAGTAAAAATGATTTTAGATTTCCATAAGAGTAAATATTTTATTTTAAATAGTGAAAAAGGAGTTCTGTTTAAAGTTCTATTAAAAAAATATGATATGCAGATTAAAAAAATATAGAGATAAAAAGTTAGGCTTAATTCTAAGCCTAACTTTTAGTATAAGTTTATAAAATATATTTAACGGATTCTTGTCCAAAGAGAGTGAGTATATATAGGTTCCCAACTATATATAGATCTGTGTGCTTGAATGCATTTATATTTATAATTGTTATACATTACTATATCACCGATTTTATAGCTTGTATAAGGTGTCCATTCTCTAATTTCTTTATCACCTGTAGTTTGTTTTTTCACTTTAAAATATCCCTGTGAAATTATGAATTGTTTTCCATCTTCAGCTTTTACTTTTACTTGGTATGGGTAGCTACCTTCAGCCCACCTAGGAAAATCTAAGAAAAATTTAAAATTACCTTGAGATAGATCATATCCCTTATGTTCATTTCCAGGATCATTTAATCTACTACGTTCAGCATCCATAAATTTAGCTCCATTTACGTATAACTCCACATTAGTAATTTTTTTACCATATAAGCATTCACCAGTTAAATATTGAGAATTTGTCATTTCTTTGGTATCATCAAAATTTATTTTATATTTAAAAGGTAAAACTTTATCTTCAGTTTCATTGCCATCACCATCACCTGTAGTGCCACCACCAGTTTGTCCATTTATAACTACATCAAAATTAGCAGTATTATTTGATATACTAATGTTTTTTAAACTTATACCACTATCTCTACCATTAGATAGGAATAATTCTTGTGAACTTATGCTTGGCTTAGAACTATTTAAAGCTGCAGCTCTTATGTTTCCAACATTATATAAACTTCCATTTGGTCTATACACGTATACTTCATCATTACCGCTTGAATTACCTCTTCCTTGATAAGTTGTATTAATTCTATAAACTAATAAGCCTTCTCCAGGTAAATTTGTTTCATATAGCCCTTCTCTTTTTCTATATTCTACTACAAAAAATTCGCTATTTGAATTTGGAGATTTTATTATATAACTGT
Above is a window of Clostridium sporogenes DNA encoding:
- a CDS encoding Ger(x)C family spore germination protein encodes the protein MKNKMKKTIRIAFILIIVVNLVGERGTLVEELNLPNSIGYDIVEKKDNNVFYNVPIRTYFLESKSPNESKITTGKATTLGETRNRRQLEASKEFILGLEKSLVISENYARFGVTTIIDILLNNPLVNDNAKIVVCNGTANDILEYEVEKYSGREEYIGTLVEHLYKFNFFSHKYTLMDFIITSTSEGKNSVLPYIDIIDNELKITGLAIFNKDKMISKLDMEDVKTLNLLRENNGKGILTIEKNSKEYINYYPKSKSKAKCYKEGNKLKFVIDIKLNGPIVSNELYKNLNSDPKVLKKFEKDMGKSVEKKCNLFINKMKSDLNVDILNLGSVAAAKYGRETGTDWNKEVLNSDIKVNVKVKVDSQGRGDY
- a CDS encoding spore germination protein, with protein sequence MTNKNPNILTEHQLTLIIIGCMVGIGILGLPNSAIRIAKQDGWISVMLGAIYPLFIGFITIYIRKKHPKEDILDLSKKIYGDILGNILNLIFLLFFFIIATDLASAIKNILRTYMVNFLSPWNILTLLFLFVAYTAYGGVAVIGRINEILFYSSFIVFIIPFFSLKSADITNLQPILGAGIKNILKGVKETTISYSGLEILLIFYAFMDPNIKIKKPILKGITFTTVIYTLYTLSSILYLGINASQKFLSPVITLTASIIIPIINSFKYVFLALWTMTMFKCISIYYYIFTYGLNKTFKKVSRENWIVISYPLMIIISYLYGSETIRESIIGKIFNYYIPFNIVFIVTTTILIALGKGDKN
- a CDS encoding spore germination protein translates to MKNKNLNELQNKINSIKHLIGEKNNLIIKDFIISSNSDIEAALLYIDGLVNNETIDRDILKPLMFHVKDDLSNINNLEEILCKKYIYLSNTFLEEDINQAIFHIKRGKSILILQGGTKFIILDTAGGDYRDISDPINETSVRASREAFVEKLETNVSILRRKIRDNNLVEENLVIGRRNQTDVVLMYIDNIADKNIVDDIRSRLNLVDVDGFTGTGMLEQLIEYNPYSIFPQGFFTERPDIVEANLLEGRIAIIVDGTPFVVTVPAIFFEFFQAIEDYTQRTLISTFTRILRYIAVFIVTTLPAIYITLIKFNSELIPFKFLGAIIESRRGIALTPFMSVLSMNIIIDFLREGGLRLPFKIGQTLSVVGGIIIGDAALQAKIVSSTTLLVVGISTVSTFLIPNYEMAISIRLIGYPMLFLGNFLGMFGITIGWFFLISYLCTLESYGVPYFKIYRNDLKDILVRSPLDKMNKRPEIIPNSNPTRQSNFRGLFRRGNNDK
- a CDS encoding ECF transporter S component, giving the protein MKQTLKLKEIVVMAMLSSLMGVVFMGLDSIYQPLTTIAGPLGGDIIYGVYLISALLSMYIVRKPGAGIVGSLFTGLVNLLMGSPYGIHIIVASLLQGAGVEIAVATRKYSKFSYFQMSIASILAMILVTMRDYFIFGFQLYPKLIPIMLIIRVISSIIFGAGLSIALGKALKSTGVLNDFKISKGSEF
- a CDS encoding ATP-binding cassette domain-containing protein; translation: MLEIKNLSLSFQNNYKVFQNINIKVKRNKVTLLTGKSGCGKSSLLMCITGVIPDIIEGNIRGEIIYKGENIENKGVKTVSGEIGYMFQDPDSQLCTFTVEDEIAFGLENIKIDPSHMDNIIDEVLERIGINHLKKRQLNQLSGGEKQKIALASILALDPEVILMDEPTANLDPKSTIEIINLIKDLRDSFGKTILIVEHKIDEFSKIIDDVIWFEKDQAKNIDKESFIQSYKSESTLPTVNKKQSNKEKVLEVKGIYFSYNKNIKVLKNVNFSLHKGEIAAIIGPNGAGKSTLSKILMGLLKVEKGDILVNDINIKNINPRELGEHMGLVFQNPEHQFIKITVEKEMALSLEIRKQNSETIKNRVDLYLSMFDLDDHRLSNPFSLSQGQKRRLSTASMMINGQSILILDEPTYGQDRVNLKELINLLYKINSQGTSILMITHDMDMVLNCCDRVIQLENGEVKYEGSPKNMKENIFV
- a CDS encoding energy-coupling factor transporter transmembrane protein EcfT, which codes for MTRKNYFIDKMNPFLKLLILIIITIIGSLDFKPYSSSILIISGVIIGSIFSSLSVLEILDSVKGFILMSLTFMCVILAFRYISGEPLKIIAVLGLGFRIILISIYTSIFVKTTDPTEFVISLIKYFKMSPKIGYAFLTAYRFLPTFKDELQTIKYAHKVRGIVESKNPFIKVWNSKMYILPMMANAVRKGIRISMAMETRAFDKYKTRTYYRQLYMPINEIIMTVLYIIYIISVIVLLYLNNLVAFAVKYVQ
- a CDS encoding DUF169 domain-containing protein, with translation MPFKHEKITYGFPQDPYDNSIIKELCEDINCALNLSRKPVGIKLYFDKEEYSNLEWKEPNAPLAYCCVVEKATRGKKFKVRLEHLNCDGGTTALNLEPSTERIESGTEYFSYNLYKTPAAARRVREGVPGLYRTGATTYGVAVAPLEEFETIPDVVILAVNPYQVMRIQQGYLYHEGGRLEITGASMQAICAEATVEPYIKGRLNTTVLCPSTRFLGKWKDEEMAVGIPFEKFQSVVEGVIATINTTDIKRRKDEIKERFAKKNKNINLEY
- a CDS encoding response regulator transcription factor, which codes for MPKKILVVEDDFDIQTIISEVLKESGYLVERATDGLMAVEMFRHGNFDLIILDIMMPKIDGFVVCEIIRKESNMPIIMLTALGEEEDEMKGFELKIDDYITKPFSINLLIKRVEAVLRRATNLEEKESILSFEEITIDPSYYKTLVNNKEVELTYKEFQILEILISNVGRVFSRETLLNKIWGYDYFGDSRVIDTHIKNLRQKLNVDYIKTIRGVGYKIEK
- a CDS encoding HAMP domain-containing histidine kinase → MKNKLKKSIVYKLFLVTTLLLVVSSICTYSIIYMLLPNYYYKYKKMTIENQLDSVVSNSPKLDIDNIEDYLEKISSNNNATILVTDEYGRAIYFTNVPQKGPIAIPKQEDLPHFRNKEKSNTMSTYRSHRKIKFYNSNENYNLYLSAPLQPISEASKVLVLLIPYIGLVVILISVIGGLIYSKFISKPLISINKVAKEMAKLDFTRKCEVKGEDEIGELSQSLNDLSYNLRISMEELQKANEQLMDDILKEREIEKKRREFIATISHELKTPITILKGQIEGMLSNIGIYKDRDKYLKRNLEVLNDMEYMVKETLEISKLESQGFKPKKEKVSLSKMIEECIYSISFIAQKKNIIINKNIKSDLFVSGDNKLLKKVINNIITNAINHSPENEKVYLNLYEERDEIVLKVENTGIHIDENEIKEIFKPFYRIEKSRNRKSGGSGLGLYIVKMILDFHKSKYFILNSEKGVLFKVLLKKYDMQIKKI